A single Fodinibius saliphilus DNA region contains:
- a CDS encoding sodium:solute symporter family protein → MLLTTFDWIIIAAYLVFSLVIGVWVAREAGKDSTEFFAAGKNMPWWLLGISMVATTFSTDTPNLVTDIVRTQGVAGNWGWWAFLLTGMLTVFVYAQLWKRSGVLTDVEFYELRYSGKSAAFLRGFRAVYLGFLFNIIVMATVSLAAIKLGTVLMGLTPLQTILIAGTVTVIYSSLGGLKGILITDFFQFFLSLLGGIAAAYYALQHPDVGGLQGLITNADVVPKLNIFPDFNNPSEMLGLLIIPLAVQWWSVYYPGSEPGGGGYIAQRMFAAKNENHAVGAVFFFNAAHFALRPWPWIIVGLASLIVFPDIASLKEAFPAAANVADHDMGYPAMLTFLPKGLVGLVLASLIAAYMSTISTHLNWGSSYLVNDFYKRFIRPESSEKELVTVGRISTVILMVLSGALALVMRSALDNFQILLQIGAGTGLIFILRWFWWRVNAASEIAAMIISFLVAIYFKFFHLYTGLPPLTSWQELLCGVIITTIGWVTVMLLTRPTHQQQLVKFIDLVKPGGPGWQKVRAKAKAGGHTFEEEEGGWMVPQGILCMVLGTIVIYGALLATGYWIYGNTIPAASLTVITVVAGLLLYQAWKKLLAIRR, encoded by the coding sequence ATGCTACTCACTACTTTTGATTGGATTATTATAGCTGCATATTTGGTATTCTCCCTTGTAATCGGCGTTTGGGTAGCCAGAGAGGCCGGCAAAGATTCTACTGAATTTTTTGCCGCCGGTAAGAATATGCCGTGGTGGCTGCTCGGTATCTCCATGGTAGCTACTACTTTTTCAACAGATACCCCAAACCTGGTCACCGATATTGTACGTACCCAGGGCGTAGCAGGAAACTGGGGCTGGTGGGCGTTTCTTCTCACCGGTATGCTCACCGTTTTTGTATATGCCCAGCTCTGGAAACGTTCCGGGGTACTCACCGATGTTGAATTCTATGAACTGCGCTATAGCGGAAAATCAGCGGCTTTTCTGCGTGGATTTCGCGCCGTCTACCTGGGCTTTTTATTCAATATCATCGTAATGGCGACGGTCTCATTGGCCGCCATCAAGCTGGGTACGGTACTTATGGGACTTACGCCCCTCCAAACTATTCTTATTGCCGGCACCGTGACCGTTATCTACAGCTCCCTGGGAGGATTAAAAGGAATCCTTATTACCGATTTCTTCCAGTTTTTTCTCTCACTGCTTGGAGGCATTGCTGCTGCCTACTACGCCCTGCAACATCCTGATGTGGGCGGACTACAGGGACTGATCACCAATGCAGACGTAGTACCCAAGCTTAACATCTTTCCTGATTTTAATAATCCTTCTGAAATGCTGGGACTACTCATCATTCCATTAGCGGTACAGTGGTGGAGCGTATACTACCCGGGATCAGAACCGGGCGGAGGCGGCTATATAGCCCAGCGCATGTTTGCCGCCAAAAATGAAAATCACGCTGTAGGTGCCGTCTTCTTTTTCAATGCGGCACACTTTGCACTTCGTCCCTGGCCATGGATTATTGTAGGACTGGCATCCCTGATCGTCTTTCCTGACATCGCTTCTCTAAAAGAAGCATTCCCGGCTGCTGCCAATGTTGCCGACCATGATATGGGGTACCCGGCTATGCTTACCTTCCTCCCCAAAGGACTGGTGGGACTGGTATTGGCTTCGCTCATTGCGGCCTATATGTCGACCATCTCCACCCATTTAAACTGGGGATCTTCTTACTTGGTCAATGATTTCTATAAACGATTTATTCGCCCTGAATCGTCCGAGAAAGAACTGGTAACCGTCGGACGAATTTCTACCGTTATACTAATGGTTCTCTCCGGGGCACTGGCCCTTGTTATGCGCTCGGCCCTGGACAACTTCCAGATCTTGCTCCAAATTGGGGCCGGAACGGGCTTAATATTCATCCTCCGCTGGTTTTGGTGGCGTGTTAATGCAGCAAGTGAGATCGCTGCCATGATCATTTCATTCCTGGTAGCAATCTATTTCAAGTTCTTCCATTTATACACCGGCCTTCCCCCATTAACCAGTTGGCAAGAACTCCTTTGCGGCGTCATTATTACAACAATTGGATGGGTAACCGTAATGCTGCTCACTCGCCCCACCCACCAACAACAGTTGGTAAAATTTATAGATCTTGTTAAGCCCGGTGGGCCCGGATGGCAAAAAGTGCGGGCAAAAGCCAAAGCCGGGGGACATACCTTTGAAGAAGAGGAAGGGGGCTGGATGGTACCACAGGGAATTCTATGCATGGTCCTGGGTACCATCGTGATATATGGCGCATTGCTGGCAACGGGCTACTGGATCTACGGGAATACCATTCCGGCAGCTAGTTTAACTGTTATAACAGTGGTAGCCGGCCTTCTTTTATATCAAGCCTGGAAGAAACTACTGGCGATAAGAAGGTGA
- a CDS encoding amidohydrolase family protein produces MLFIDDFQKIDAHIHFNANRTTIPELAEEYSFDLLTINTEVPEFPAISTQQERAIRYSNNSHCTIHHAATINTENILEDRWADKAILQIKQAIEQGACGIKFWKNIGMSIQRPDGSFLMLDDPELEAVFEFLERQQIPVLGHQGEPKNCWLPVDDMTVQSDKDYFSAHPQYHMYQHDEYPGYWRHIEARDNVLSRHPQLQFVGLHIASLEWNLEEVEQRLDRFPNMAIDLAERISHLYYHAREDRDHLIRFFKKYQDRIIYGTDIIDDPDTDPSDIVEELTHRWKNHWHFLATDKELSSPQVDAPFQGLNLPLSILEKVYRGNAMHWYQLSNK; encoded by the coding sequence ATGCTTTTTATTGACGATTTTCAAAAGATTGATGCTCATATCCATTTTAATGCCAACCGCACAACAATTCCCGAATTAGCCGAAGAATATAGTTTCGATCTGCTCACGATAAATACGGAGGTTCCGGAATTTCCGGCTATCAGCACCCAGCAGGAACGGGCCATTAGGTATAGCAATAATTCACACTGCACAATACACCATGCTGCTACCATCAATACAGAAAACATCCTTGAAGATAGATGGGCAGATAAGGCTATACTACAAATTAAACAAGCTATAGAACAGGGAGCCTGCGGCATTAAGTTCTGGAAAAATATAGGGATGTCGATTCAACGGCCCGATGGTTCTTTTCTGATGCTCGATGACCCGGAGCTCGAAGCAGTCTTTGAATTCCTGGAACGACAGCAGATTCCGGTACTGGGCCACCAGGGAGAACCCAAAAATTGCTGGCTGCCCGTTGATGATATGACCGTACAAAGTGACAAAGACTATTTCTCGGCCCATCCCCAATACCATATGTACCAACATGATGAATATCCCGGCTACTGGCGTCATATTGAAGCACGGGATAATGTTCTTTCCCGGCATCCCCAGCTGCAATTTGTGGGGCTCCATATTGCCAGCCTTGAATGGAACCTGGAGGAGGTTGAACAACGGCTTGATCGATTCCCCAATATGGCCATTGATCTGGCTGAGCGTATTTCTCATCTCTATTATCATGCAAGAGAAGATCGTGACCATCTTATTCGATTTTTTAAAAAATACCAAGATCGTATTATCTACGGAACCGATATTATTGATGACCCCGATACCGATCCTTCTGATATTGTTGAGGAACTTACCCATCGATGGAAGAACCATTGGCATTTTTTAGCAACGGACAAAGAGCTTTCATCACCACAAGTTGATGCTCCTTTTCAAGGCCTCAATCTCCCCCTATCCATATTAGAAAAAGTCTATCGCGGTAACGCCATGCACTGGTATCAACTTTCAAATAAGTAG
- a CDS encoding class II fructose-bisphosphate aldolase, translated as MTLQDKFSELDNQNKALLAVNFYNFETLSGVLRAAAAQDTAIILQSTKSTIDYLGLEVTAKLARAAISQYEVEAWLHLDHAQDVNLVKRALDTGYDSVMIDASEQPIEENREVTQQVVEMAKPYGANVEAELGYIAKLGQSKEKAAFTQPEEARDFVEQTGINALAVAIGSAHGFYDKEPNLDIPLLKRIREETPAALVLHGGSGIPDSQIQAAVTNGIRKINVATEVKNGFMNTLRQEVPKSDEIDLRKIFPPAIEHVQSLLEEKIAMINQA; from the coding sequence ATGACCCTACAAGATAAGTTTTCGGAACTGGACAATCAGAACAAAGCATTACTGGCCGTTAATTTCTACAATTTTGAAACACTTTCCGGAGTACTTCGGGCAGCGGCAGCACAGGATACCGCAATCATCCTGCAATCCACCAAAAGCACCATCGATTATTTGGGCTTGGAGGTAACGGCCAAGCTAGCCCGGGCTGCAATCAGTCAGTACGAGGTAGAAGCATGGCTACACCTCGACCACGCCCAAGATGTAAACCTCGTAAAACGAGCTCTGGATACCGGCTATGATTCCGTAATGATCGACGCGAGCGAACAACCCATCGAAGAAAACCGCGAGGTTACACAACAAGTTGTAGAGATGGCTAAGCCGTACGGCGCCAATGTTGAGGCCGAACTCGGATATATTGCAAAGCTGGGTCAGTCAAAAGAAAAAGCTGCTTTTACGCAGCCCGAAGAAGCACGCGACTTTGTTGAACAAACCGGCATTAATGCCCTGGCTGTAGCTATCGGCTCGGCCCATGGGTTTTATGACAAAGAGCCCAACTTAGATATCCCATTATTAAAACGGATCCGGGAAGAAACCCCTGCCGCCTTGGTCCTACATGGCGGTTCCGGCATTCCGGATTCCCAGATACAGGCAGCCGTTACAAATGGCATTCGTAAGATAAATGTGGCTACAGAAGTTAAAAACGGCTTTATGAATACCTTGCGACAAGAGGTGCCTAAATCAGATGAAATTGATCTTCGCAAAATATTTCCTCCCGCCATTGAACATGTGCAATCTCTACTCGAAGAAAAAATTGCGATGATAAACCAAGCGTAA
- a CDS encoding carbohydrate kinase family protein translates to MDKTDTQPLDILVIGELNMDLILNDLESFPELGKEKVARNFNLTMGSSSAIFSANCSRLGKTVGFCGLVGDDDFGQQIRDQLLAFGVDIRHVEISPSHKTGVTAILRYDDDRAMVTYPGAMDHFSLDNIPVEAFENGRHLHISSLFLQPGIKRDLFNIIERAQSQGMTISIDPQWDPNEQWDIDFNRLIGAIDFFIPNEDEFLNITNSPTIKEGAKKVQPHLHNGAIIIKQGTEGATYITAKEIKQISGYTNESPVDTVGAGDSFDAGFVCEYLNGKPIEKCIRLGNITGAVSTTKAGGTEAIQSLEHVQKIAKQKFSIDDPTR, encoded by the coding sequence ATGGACAAAACAGACACACAACCACTGGATATCTTGGTTATCGGCGAGCTCAATATGGACCTCATCCTGAATGATCTGGAATCCTTCCCCGAACTGGGAAAAGAGAAAGTGGCCCGGAACTTTAATCTCACTATGGGAAGCTCTTCAGCCATATTTTCAGCAAACTGCTCCCGACTGGGTAAAACAGTTGGATTTTGCGGATTGGTAGGAGACGATGATTTTGGACAACAAATACGAGATCAGCTGCTAGCGTTCGGTGTCGATATTCGGCATGTTGAAATCTCTCCCTCGCATAAAACGGGCGTTACAGCCATCTTGCGATATGATGATGACCGGGCAATGGTTACCTACCCCGGCGCCATGGATCACTTTAGCTTGGACAATATTCCCGTAGAAGCTTTTGAAAATGGACGGCACCTGCATATCTCTTCCCTTTTCTTACAGCCCGGCATTAAACGAGATCTGTTTAATATTATTGAACGGGCACAATCTCAAGGAATGACTATCTCTATCGATCCCCAGTGGGACCCCAATGAACAATGGGATATTGATTTTAACAGACTTATTGGCGCGATCGACTTTTTTATACCCAATGAAGATGAGTTTCTAAATATCACCAACTCCCCGACAATCAAAGAGGGGGCGAAAAAGGTGCAACCCCATCTCCATAATGGTGCCATCATTATAAAGCAAGGGACCGAGGGGGCAACCTATATAACTGCCAAAGAAATAAAACAAATTAGCGGATATACTAACGAATCACCTGTTGATACCGTAGGAGCCGGCGATAGCTTCGATGCGGGATTTGTCTGTGAATACCTAAACGGCAAACCCATCGAAAAGTGCATAAGGTTAGGCAACATTACCGGAGCGGTATCTACCACCAAGGCTGGGGGCACCGAGGCCATTCAAAGTTTGGAGCACGTACAAAAAATTGCAAAACAGAAATTCTCTATTGATGACCCTACAAGATAA
- a CDS encoding 1-phosphofructokinase family hexose kinase — protein MILAVCANPSVDAFWNIDDIQKGTTNRSTNEQYFPGGKGIHVALALKELNSIVATLGVWGGITGQWIKEECHKKDILTIGPDVKEWTRTCITNKSNTQWKDTEFLGAGPSLTASQTEQFLSSYTQELNKSSVEAVILSGSVPTGMDKDIYKQMVLEARSHDIPSYVDASNKLLDHALEAQPFVVHINREEGKALTGHDDPITIATSLREHCQIAAVTAGKDGLYLAADNHIYHGRHTINQKNIISTIGSGDCLLAGLCKAILTREDIGEWAKLATACGSANCIHPQLGMFNAQDVNRIFNQVRLEII, from the coding sequence ATGATACTCGCTGTCTGCGCCAACCCTTCTGTAGATGCCTTTTGGAATATTGATGACATACAGAAAGGGACAACCAACCGTTCAACGAATGAACAATACTTTCCGGGAGGCAAAGGCATTCATGTGGCCTTGGCACTTAAAGAGCTTAATAGCATCGTTGCTACTCTGGGGGTATGGGGAGGAATTACAGGACAGTGGATAAAGGAAGAGTGTCATAAAAAAGACATTTTGACCATTGGTCCGGACGTGAAAGAATGGACCCGGACCTGCATCACCAATAAAAGTAATACGCAATGGAAAGATACTGAGTTTTTAGGGGCGGGACCTTCACTAACCGCAAGCCAAACAGAGCAGTTTCTTTCTTCTTATACGCAAGAACTCAATAAATCATCTGTTGAGGCCGTCATATTAAGCGGCTCTGTTCCAACGGGAATGGACAAAGATATCTACAAACAGATGGTATTAGAGGCCCGATCCCATGATATCCCGAGCTATGTTGATGCCAGCAATAAACTATTAGACCATGCGCTGGAAGCCCAACCCTTTGTTGTTCATATTAACCGGGAAGAAGGTAAAGCATTAACCGGCCATGACGATCCCATTACTATTGCAACGTCCCTCCGGGAACATTGCCAAATAGCAGCCGTAACAGCGGGTAAAGATGGATTATACCTGGCCGCAGACAACCATATCTATCACGGCCGCCACACGATCAATCAAAAAAATATTATAAGTACCATTGGCTCGGGCGACTGCCTGCTTGCCGGACTTTGCAAAGCGATTTTAACGCGCGAAGATATCGGGGAGTGGGCAAAGTTGGCCACGGCATGTGGTAGTGCTAACTGTATTCATCCCCAACTGGGAATGTTCAATGCCCAAGATGTAAATAGGATTTTTAACCAAGTTCGTCTCGAAATAATTTGA
- a CDS encoding SIS domain-containing protein encodes MTDLFNSDIENGNPSKENYTSSEIIRQPETWESTWKKVQEEKERLTTFLKNVIDLEKLNIVLTGAGSSAFVGNVVASTWQKETKHSAKAVPTTDLVTHWKNYILPSEPLLLISFARSGNSPESTAAIEQLTRGCDNVFHLIITCNPDGQLAQRKKNKNTCVFLLPREAEDRSLAMTNSFTSMALAATLIPKLLTTETDYLDFQIDTLSAYGKKVLNKYSTLLEEVAHKDFNRIVFLGSGPLQGIAREAHLKVQELTNGQVVGKFDSFLGFRHGPKAIIDDNTLLVYLISNNKDTNRYESDLVRQINQHDIGLLTLGIAETECISSNIDYCITLGEKQQLDEAFWAILCTIPAQIIGFYKSIDLGYNPDNPSPDGTISRVVEGVNIYPDSIPNDLKN; translated from the coding sequence ATGACCGACTTATTTAATTCAGACATTGAAAACGGTAATCCTTCAAAGGAAAATTATACTTCCTCAGAAATTATTCGTCAGCCCGAAACATGGGAATCGACCTGGAAAAAGGTTCAGGAAGAAAAGGAGAGACTTACAACCTTCCTGAAGAACGTAATAGATCTGGAAAAGCTTAATATTGTACTTACAGGAGCCGGCTCATCCGCATTTGTAGGAAATGTAGTTGCATCTACCTGGCAAAAAGAAACAAAGCATTCTGCAAAGGCTGTTCCTACTACCGACCTTGTTACTCACTGGAAAAATTACATATTACCTTCCGAGCCCCTGCTGTTAATCTCTTTTGCACGGTCGGGAAATAGCCCGGAAAGCACTGCTGCCATTGAGCAGCTTACCAGAGGATGTGATAATGTTTTCCACCTTATCATAACATGCAATCCGGATGGACAGCTTGCCCAAAGGAAAAAAAATAAAAATACTTGTGTCTTCTTGCTCCCTCGCGAGGCCGAAGACCGAAGCTTGGCTATGACCAACAGCTTTACCAGTATGGCTTTAGCAGCCACACTGATTCCGAAACTTCTCACAACCGAAACCGACTATCTTGATTTTCAGATTGATACTCTTTCCGCATATGGTAAAAAGGTGCTCAACAAATATAGCACCTTACTCGAAGAGGTAGCACATAAAGACTTCAATCGGATCGTTTTCCTGGGAAGTGGTCCCCTCCAGGGTATTGCCCGTGAAGCACATCTTAAAGTGCAGGAATTAACCAATGGACAGGTAGTCGGGAAGTTCGATTCCTTTCTTGGCTTCAGGCACGGACCCAAGGCTATTATTGATGACAATACCCTTTTGGTCTATCTTATTTCCAATAATAAAGATACAAACAGGTACGAAAGTGATTTAGTCCGACAAATCAACCAGCATGATATCGGTTTACTTACGCTGGGAATTGCCGAAACCGAATGCATTTCTTCCAATATCGATTATTGTATAACATTGGGCGAGAAACAGCAGCTTGATGAAGCCTTCTGGGCAATTCTCTGTACCATACCTGCCCAAATAATTGGGTTCTATAAATCCATAGATCTTGGTTACAACCCTGACAACCCCTCTCCCGACGGCACCATATCACGGGTAGTAGAAGGCGTGAACATCTATCCGGACTCCATACCCAACGACTTAAAAAACTAA
- a CDS encoding SusC/RagA family TonB-linked outer membrane protein → MSEKLKITIIGFVLFLFGTLSLQAQDITVGGTVTSAADGEPLPAVNVGVKSSDRGTTTSADGKYELTVSSDAVLVFSFIGFETQEVAVNGRETVDVQLVQSTEALEEVFVLGYTQQSKEKSSSSVVQVSSEDLNDVTTSSATEALQGKATGVFVTSSTGKPGEGADIRIRGTGSISAGASPLYVVDGVIGGTVDPGDIESMTVLKDASATAMYGSRAANGVVVIQTKSGSNGDTQINVSSTAGWNRHTNGNFEVMNSQQLYSYQQAFNSPILDPAFKDVNTDWEDLAFRQGLTTKYEATASGGNENTTFYVSGNYYEEEGTLVATGFERFGGRVNVDHQFTNDFKVEARLSGRYTNSDNNPTSALYQSYINMPWDTPRTNNGELKTGKETGWIGRDQSNFLYPLQYNYNNENSKKLTTNIRAEYDITDWLYVTSTNRVTYSTYRNESFLDQRTSAGSTNGGELYNYYSQSSSFLSSNLVHFSKEFDKHSLSGVAGFEYERNFSDGMGGTGVGIFSGLEILDVTAEAFSIGGFKTESRFASALTQLTYDYDTTYFLKASYRRDGSSRFGDNNRYGNFYSIGGSWIISNEAFLEDVDPITNLKLRASYGTAGNANIGNYLQSGLYRYSVQYSGNPASQPARIANPNLTWEVARMTNVGINISLYDRVDLTLDIYQKDNEDLLQNVRLPGTTGFNSITKNIGSVRNRGVEIGITSQNIQSSALNWTTDFNISFNSNSVLSLNDGEDIPNGLQRIMEGSELQTWYMREWAGVDPDNGDPLWIKQTKDADGNVVSEETTNNYNEATLQKVGSASPEFSGGLRNVVEYKGIRLNTFINFVYGNKIYHSARELFDSDGAYATYNQMVLKDDWNRWQQPGDDATHPKPVFGGNKQSNKPSSRYLEDGSYLRLQNVSLSYSLPGTFVEQIGIRSARIFVSGDNLVTLTNFSGMDPEVGIGGYAGTKYPISKKYLLGIELGL, encoded by the coding sequence ATGTCAGAAAAATTAAAAATAACCATAATAGGTTTCGTTTTGTTTCTATTTGGTACGCTTTCACTACAGGCGCAGGATATAACGGTCGGTGGAACTGTTACTTCTGCTGCTGATGGAGAGCCACTACCAGCAGTAAATGTAGGTGTAAAATCGAGTGATCGGGGTACTACAACATCAGCAGATGGTAAGTATGAGCTTACTGTTAGTTCTGATGCGGTCTTGGTTTTTTCGTTCATTGGATTTGAAACGCAAGAGGTTGCGGTGAATGGACGGGAAACCGTTGATGTGCAGCTGGTTCAATCGACAGAAGCGTTGGAAGAGGTGTTTGTACTAGGATATACCCAACAATCGAAAGAGAAAAGTTCCAGTTCGGTAGTGCAAGTGAGCTCAGAAGACCTAAATGATGTAACAACGTCTTCGGCTACTGAAGCATTACAGGGAAAGGCAACAGGTGTTTTTGTAACATCGAGTACCGGTAAGCCCGGAGAGGGAGCTGATATCCGTATTCGGGGTACCGGCTCTATTTCAGCCGGCGCAAGTCCGTTGTATGTAGTAGATGGCGTGATTGGCGGTACCGTTGATCCCGGTGATATTGAATCGATGACCGTACTGAAAGATGCTTCTGCAACAGCGATGTATGGTTCGCGAGCCGCTAACGGAGTGGTGGTTATTCAAACTAAGTCGGGCAGTAATGGAGATACTCAAATTAATGTTAGTAGTACGGCCGGTTGGAACAGGCATACGAACGGGAACTTTGAAGTAATGAACAGTCAGCAGCTCTATAGCTATCAGCAAGCGTTTAACAGTCCTATTCTTGATCCCGCTTTTAAAGATGTGAACACCGACTGGGAAGATCTTGCTTTTAGACAGGGATTGACTACTAAGTATGAGGCAACGGCTTCTGGCGGTAATGAGAATACGACCTTTTATGTATCAGGAAATTATTACGAGGAAGAAGGTACGCTGGTAGCTACCGGCTTTGAACGATTTGGCGGAAGGGTCAATGTTGATCATCAGTTCACTAATGATTTTAAGGTAGAAGCTCGTTTGTCTGGCCGATATACCAATAGTGACAATAATCCGACCAGTGCATTATATCAGTCGTATATTAATATGCCTTGGGATACACCCCGTACCAATAACGGAGAACTAAAAACAGGGAAAGAGACTGGTTGGATCGGGCGTGACCAATCCAATTTCTTATACCCGTTGCAGTATAATTACAATAATGAGAACTCTAAAAAGCTCACCACGAATATACGAGCAGAATATGATATCACAGATTGGTTGTATGTAACATCTACAAATAGGGTTACCTACTCCACATATCGTAATGAGTCATTTTTAGATCAACGAACATCGGCAGGGAGTACCAATGGTGGAGAGTTATATAATTACTATTCACAGTCGAGTTCATTTCTGTCTTCAAACTTGGTTCATTTCAGTAAAGAGTTTGATAAACACAGTCTAAGTGGTGTTGCCGGTTTTGAGTACGAAAGAAACTTTTCTGACGGCATGGGGGGTACCGGTGTGGGTATTTTCTCGGGCCTAGAGATCCTTGACGTTACCGCTGAGGCTTTTTCTATTGGCGGGTTCAAAACAGAAAGTCGTTTTGCTTCGGCATTGACCCAGCTCACCTACGATTATGATACGACCTATTTCTTAAAGGCTTCTTATCGCCGCGATGGGTCTTCTCGTTTTGGGGATAACAACCGCTATGGAAATTTCTATTCCATTGGTGGTTCCTGGATTATCAGTAATGAGGCATTCTTAGAGGATGTTGATCCCATTACAAACCTGAAATTACGCGCCAGTTACGGTACTGCCGGGAATGCCAATATCGGTAATTACCTTCAGAGTGGATTGTACAGGTACTCGGTACAGTATAGCGGTAACCCCGCCAGCCAGCCTGCACGAATAGCCAACCCTAATTTGACGTGGGAGGTTGCGCGAATGACTAATGTAGGAATCAATATTAGTTTGTATGATCGTGTGGATTTGACGCTGGATATTTATCAAAAAGATAATGAAGATCTCCTGCAAAATGTTCGTCTTCCGGGTACTACCGGCTTCAATAGCATAACGAAGAATATCGGTTCCGTGCGGAATAGAGGAGTCGAAATTGGTATTACTTCTCAAAATATCCAGTCCTCAGCGTTAAACTGGACTACTGATTTTAATATATCATTTAATAGTAATTCGGTGTTGTCGCTTAATGATGGGGAAGATATTCCCAACGGCCTGCAGCGTATTATGGAAGGGAGCGAGCTGCAAACATGGTATATGCGCGAATGGGCAGGCGTTGATCCTGATAACGGTGATCCGCTCTGGATTAAGCAGACCAAAGATGCAGATGGAAATGTAGTATCAGAGGAAACAACCAATAACTACAATGAAGCCACCTTACAAAAGGTTGGGTCCGCTTCACCAGAATTCAGTGGCGGACTTAGAAATGTTGTGGAATATAAAGGTATACGATTAAACACCTTTATCAATTTTGTGTATGGTAATAAAATATACCATTCGGCGCGCGAGCTGTTTGATTCTGATGGAGCTTATGCTACATATAATCAGATGGTGCTGAAAGACGATTGGAATCGCTGGCAACAGCCCGGTGATGATGCTACCCATCCTAAGCCAGTATTTGGGGGCAATAAACAATCTAATAAACCATCGTCACGCTATTTAGAAGATGGTTCGTACCTGAGGTTGCAAAATGTTTCACTCTCTTACTCATTACCCGGCACTTTTGTTGAGCAGATCGGTATTCGTTCTGCCCGGATATTTGTCAGTGGTGATAATTTAGTTACGCTGACTAACTTTTCGGGAATGGATCCGGAGGTCGGTATCGGAGGATATGCCGGTACCAAGTATCCGATAAGTAAAAAATACCTGCTGGGTATTGAATTAGGACTTTAA